A portion of the Nitrospira sp. genome contains these proteins:
- a CDS encoding DGQHR domain-containing protein, which translates to MLATQIRQKEGMFYFIGYNAADLLSKVRFTSRYYFEGEEISEARLPEHDDVAQFIAGIERSEKGFQRLLNRQKIKQIVNFYETVVAQPMIPGTVLLFTDETLRFQRAGEHESVGHLSEPKGKYLIIDGQHRLAGLHFFQQRHPDQIDKVEVPCILFDGRSGEFATEMFVIINSTHTRINRSHLVDLYEKVSWESPEKKFAAKVVNLLYEEADSPLQYKINRLGGRSKQEKWILQSEIFNELLKVVTAHKRWMESHLGMKAERCYALVRDYLRGVKDVMQDVWGQNERYMFTRDVTLKALIRVLDDIVVDRKLISDWEAQRSARPFADLVRPWAALGKEFRAEGFYERFPAKGQLERVRKIHQRLLDAIIG; encoded by the coding sequence ATGCTGGCCACGCAGATTCGTCAGAAGGAAGGCATGTTTTACTTCATCGGGTACAACGCGGCCGATCTGCTCTCGAAGGTGCGGTTCACCAGCCGCTATTATTTCGAAGGCGAGGAGATCTCAGAAGCGAGACTCCCTGAGCATGACGACGTGGCGCAGTTCATCGCCGGGATCGAGCGGAGCGAAAAAGGCTTCCAACGCTTGCTCAATCGACAAAAAATCAAGCAGATCGTGAATTTTTATGAAACGGTGGTGGCGCAGCCCATGATCCCGGGGACGGTGCTGCTCTTCACCGATGAAACACTCCGTTTTCAGCGCGCCGGTGAACATGAATCCGTCGGCCATTTGAGCGAGCCGAAAGGGAAGTATTTGATCATCGACGGACAGCATCGGCTCGCCGGCCTCCACTTTTTTCAGCAACGCCATCCGGACCAGATCGACAAGGTGGAGGTGCCATGCATTCTTTTCGACGGCAGAAGCGGCGAGTTCGCGACCGAGATGTTCGTCATCATCAACAGCACACACACGCGCATCAATCGATCGCACCTTGTGGATCTTTATGAGAAGGTGTCGTGGGAAAGTCCTGAGAAAAAATTCGCCGCCAAGGTGGTCAACTTGCTCTATGAGGAAGCGGATTCTCCGCTGCAATACAAGATCAATCGGTTGGGCGGACGAAGCAAGCAGGAAAAGTGGATCCTGCAGTCCGAGATCTTCAACGAATTGCTCAAAGTGGTGACGGCGCACAAGCGATGGATGGAATCTCATTTGGGGATGAAGGCCGAGCGCTGTTATGCGCTGGTCCGGGACTATCTCAGGGGCGTCAAAGACGTTATGCAGGATGTGTGGGGGCAGAACGAGCGGTACATGTTTACCCGGGATGTCACGCTGAAGGCGCTGATTCGGGTGCTCGACGATATCGTGGTCGATCGGAAGCTGATCAGCGACTGGGAGGCGCAGCGCTCGGCCAGGCCATTCGCCGATCTCGTGAGGCCGTGGGCGGCGCTGGGGAAAGAATTCCGGGCCGAGGGGTTCTATGAACGGTTTCCGGCAAAAGGCCAGCTGGAGCGCGTGCGAAAGATCCACCAGCGGCTCCTGGATGCGATCATCGGGTAG
- the thiI gene encoding tRNA 4-thiouridine(8) synthase ThiI, with amino-acid sequence MKYVVIHYHELALKGRNRDFFERRLVQNIRSSLRDLRISRVESLRSRIRIALPPEANALHVADRLRRVFGIANFSPAEAVELKLASPNLAVLAGRIGEAVVHRTFESFRVTARRADKRLVLTSMDVERAVGAYLHQTTGKKVQLKNPDLTVYIHLLTKEAYFSLDKIEGPGGMPVGVSGTVACLISGGIDSPVAAYRMMKRGCNAVFIHFSGRPLVSRASEEKVRELVQTLTAYQYRSKLYVVPFGTIQREIVAQAPAPYRVVLYRRLMVRVAGELAQREQCWGLVTGDSLGQVASQTPENLTVVEEAAELPILRPLIGMDKTEITRQAEHIDTFTTSIEPDEDCCSLFTPPHPSTRTKIDDIRRIERGFDIGGLVKQGVDAAEPSEFTFPPRHAPSPSS; translated from the coding sequence ATGAAATACGTCGTCATCCACTACCATGAACTCGCGCTGAAGGGTCGTAATCGTGACTTCTTCGAACGGCGCCTGGTTCAGAACATTCGCTCCTCCCTTCGCGACCTTCGCATCAGCCGCGTGGAAAGCCTGCGCAGCCGTATCCGCATCGCCCTGCCGCCTGAAGCGAACGCTCTGCACGTGGCCGATCGCTTGCGGCGTGTGTTCGGCATCGCCAATTTTTCGCCCGCCGAGGCCGTAGAGTTGAAGCTGGCAAGCCCGAATCTCGCTGTCTTGGCCGGCAGGATCGGTGAGGCCGTTGTTCATCGTACGTTTGAAAGTTTTCGGGTGACGGCGAGACGCGCGGACAAGCGGCTGGTCCTGACGTCGATGGATGTGGAACGAGCGGTCGGAGCATACTTACATCAGACCACCGGCAAGAAGGTACAGCTCAAGAATCCCGATTTGACGGTCTATATCCACCTCTTGACCAAGGAGGCCTATTTTTCGCTGGACAAGATCGAGGGACCCGGAGGCATGCCGGTGGGCGTCAGCGGCACCGTGGCGTGCCTCATTTCAGGCGGCATCGACTCCCCTGTCGCCGCCTACCGCATGATGAAACGCGGCTGCAACGCCGTGTTCATCCATTTTTCCGGACGCCCGCTGGTCAGCCGCGCGTCTGAAGAAAAAGTCCGAGAGTTGGTTCAGACACTGACCGCGTATCAGTATCGCTCCAAACTGTATGTCGTCCCGTTCGGCACAATCCAACGCGAAATCGTGGCGCAGGCACCCGCACCCTACCGGGTGGTCCTCTATCGTCGTCTGATGGTCCGCGTCGCCGGTGAGTTGGCCCAACGCGAACAGTGCTGGGGGCTCGTGACTGGAGACAGTCTAGGACAGGTCGCCTCTCAAACCCCGGAAAATCTGACGGTCGTCGAGGAAGCCGCGGAACTGCCGATCCTGCGCCCCTTGATCGGGATGGATAAGACGGAAATCACGCGCCAGGCGGAACACATCGACACATTTACCACATCGATCGAGCCGGATGAGGACTGTTGCTCCCTCTTCACGCCGCCGCATCCCAGCACGCGAACGAAGATCGATGATATTCGGCGCATCGAGCGAGGTTTCGATATCGGCGGGCTCGTCAAGCAGGGCGTGGACGCCGCGGAGCCGTCCGAGTTCACCTTTCCGCCGCGGCACGCTCCATCGCCTTCTTCTTGA
- the gap gene encoding type I glyceraldehyde-3-phosphate dehydrogenase: protein MAIRVGINGFGRIGRNVLRASLGDPQLEFVAINDLTDAKTLAYLLKYDSVHGTLKGTVEAKDDQILIDGKATKVLAIKDPKELPWKDLNIDVVIESTGRFTDREGAGKHLSAGAKHVIISAPAKDPDVTIVLGVNDNTYNPASHLIISNASCTTNCLAPVAKVLLENFGIKHGIMTTIHSYTNDQQLLDLPHKDLRRARAAGMSMIPTSTGAAKALHLVIPQLKGKMDGLAIRVPTPNVSLVDLTVETEKDCDVASVNEAFRKAASGPLKGILDYSEAPIVSIDQKGDDHSATVDAPLTAVVDKRLVKVTAWYDNEWGYSCRVRDLIKVIAAKAKSH from the coding sequence ATGGCTATCAGAGTCGGAATCAATGGGTTCGGCAGAATAGGAAGAAATGTCCTGCGGGCATCGCTCGGAGATCCTCAGCTGGAGTTTGTGGCGATCAATGACCTCACCGACGCCAAGACCTTGGCGTACCTCCTGAAATACGATTCGGTCCACGGCACGCTGAAGGGCACCGTGGAGGCGAAGGACGATCAGATTCTCATCGATGGGAAAGCGACGAAGGTCCTGGCGATCAAGGATCCCAAAGAACTCCCTTGGAAGGATCTGAATATCGACGTCGTCATCGAATCGACGGGACGATTTACCGACCGAGAAGGCGCCGGGAAGCATCTCTCCGCCGGCGCCAAACACGTCATCATCTCCGCGCCCGCCAAGGATCCCGACGTGACGATCGTGCTCGGAGTCAATGACAACACCTACAATCCGGCGTCGCATCTCATCATATCCAACGCTTCCTGCACGACCAATTGCCTGGCTCCCGTGGCGAAAGTGCTCCTGGAAAACTTCGGCATCAAACACGGCATCATGACGACGATCCACTCCTATACCAACGACCAGCAGTTGCTGGACTTGCCGCACAAGGATCTCCGACGCGCACGTGCCGCCGGCATGTCGATGATCCCGACCAGTACCGGTGCCGCCAAGGCGCTCCATCTGGTCATCCCGCAACTCAAAGGGAAGATGGACGGACTCGCCATCCGCGTGCCGACCCCCAACGTCTCGCTGGTCGACCTGACCGTGGAAACCGAAAAGGATTGCGACGTTGCGTCGGTCAACGAAGCCTTCCGTAAGGCTGCAAGCGGTCCGTTGAAGGGCATTCTCGACTATTCCGAGGCTCCTATCGTCTCAATCGATCAGAAGGGCGACGATCACTCCGCCACCGTCGATGCCCCGCTGACCGCCGTCGTCGACAAGAGGTTGGTGAAAGTCACGGCCTGGTACGACAACGAATGGGGATACTCCTGCCGAGTCAGGGACTTGATCAAGGTGATTGCGGCGAAGGCCAAGAGCCATTGA
- the trxB gene encoding thioredoxin-disulfide reductase has translation MHNLIIIGSGPAGLTAAIYAARANLTPLLVEGWQSGGQLTTTTVVENYPGFPRGIMGPDLMKEMRAQAERFGAVFQTGDVTSVNFTTRPFSITIDGERSFYTKAVIIATGASPLQLGLKNESRLIGHGVSTCATCDGFFFRGKELMVVGGGDSAIEEALFLTKFATKVSVVHRRDKLRASKIMQDRAMKNDKITFLWNTVVEDILGADVVTAIKLKNVVTGHSAEIPCAGVFVAVGHRPNTSLFSGQLDMDPKGYLITTKGTTTSVPGIFAAGDVQDSIYRQAVTAAGSGCMAAMDVERYLEALGT, from the coding sequence ATGCATAATCTCATCATCATCGGATCCGGTCCCGCTGGACTCACTGCTGCCATCTATGCCGCCCGGGCCAATCTGACGCCCTTATTGGTCGAAGGATGGCAGTCGGGCGGGCAACTCACAACAACGACCGTCGTGGAGAACTATCCGGGATTTCCTCGAGGCATTATGGGGCCGGATCTCATGAAAGAGATGCGTGCGCAGGCCGAGCGGTTCGGCGCCGTGTTTCAGACTGGCGACGTGACGTCGGTCAATTTCACGACCCGCCCTTTCTCCATCACGATCGACGGGGAGCGATCGTTCTACACCAAAGCGGTAATCATCGCGACCGGCGCCTCACCTCTTCAGTTGGGCCTCAAGAACGAATCTCGTCTCATCGGCCACGGCGTATCCACCTGCGCCACCTGCGACGGCTTTTTCTTTCGCGGCAAGGAGCTTATGGTCGTCGGAGGCGGAGACAGCGCCATTGAGGAGGCGCTATTCCTGACCAAATTTGCCACCAAGGTCTCCGTCGTCCACCGCCGGGACAAGCTGCGCGCCTCCAAGATCATGCAAGATCGCGCCATGAAAAACGACAAGATCACTTTCTTATGGAACACCGTCGTCGAAGACATTCTCGGCGCCGACGTCGTGACAGCCATCAAGCTCAAGAACGTGGTCACGGGGCATTCGGCGGAAATTCCCTGCGCGGGTGTCTTTGTCGCCGTCGGCCACCGGCCCAATACGTCGCTCTTCTCAGGGCAACTGGACATGGATCCAAAGGGCTATCTCATCACCACGAAGGGCACCACCACAAGTGTCCCCGGTATCTTCGCCGCCGGCGACGTGCAGGACTCCATCTACCGGCAAGCCGTCACCGCGGCCGGTTCCGGGTGCATGGCCGCGATGGATGTCGAACGCTACCTGGAAGCTCTCGGCACGTGA
- a CDS encoding endonuclease MutS2, whose product MSPSPRSDLAELTTRALEWRVLLEALATHARSPMGAARCRTLMLTSEIQAARRRQQETWEMVQLQASPDPMPTLSFPDIREPLSRASKGAALDTHELRDHAVVLVLWSEVLRYVRRHGQEARALAAAAASLETLPELGVIIAALEGAVHFDGSMKESASPALLRLTHQANDLKQRIRHQLDDLLRSRHYEEILQEPYFDQREGRYVLPIKAGLQGRVSGIVHDVSSSGATVFFEPRELVELNNAIKLAELEIDREARRILRELSGLLAAQAERIGCGLEALAELDEIAARASLGRRLGAQPVALNADGLIRLRQARHPLLVLTRDQVVANDIVLDETVQVLIISGPNTGGKTVTLKILGLFALMVRAGLLLPCDAESDMAVFSAVYADIGDAQDLARDLSSFSAHMTQMIELLREAQQDGDPSSRCHVGQALVLLDEPVTSTDPTEGAALAEALLCRFARLGMKVVATTHYRSLKALAQTKEGFANASVGFDLATLSPTYQLFLGVPGGSSALEIAGRLGMDHAVLDDARQKLGQEDHALERMLNDLHGQRRQLAENLARAAESRAEAEEAARLAKGELARLESTEREARKSIRKKLQDQFSRARAEVQAMVDEAKREQKLMTARAAQRRLGELEQESREALEPERIRVPIEQLKVGDLVEIGGLNTIGMLLEAPFGKKRVRVRVGEGEVSALCSGLIGVIPDAGGAKNPPPAPPGPPAVTTPPRAYHASEQTVVDVRGKMVDEALEEVVAALDRAALAGAPLVRVIHGHGTGRLKAAVRDYLGRSPYVKEFRSGDRSEGGDGVTMARLRE is encoded by the coding sequence ATGAGTCCATCTCCGCGGTCCGATCTCGCCGAGCTCACGACTCGAGCGCTCGAATGGAGGGTGCTCCTGGAGGCGCTTGCGACGCATGCCCGCTCCCCAATGGGTGCGGCCCGTTGTCGCACCCTTATGCTGACGAGCGAGATCCAAGCAGCCCGGCGACGCCAACAGGAAACCTGGGAGATGGTGCAGCTTCAGGCGAGTCCTGACCCGATGCCGACCCTCTCCTTCCCTGACATCCGGGAACCGCTGTCCCGCGCAAGCAAAGGGGCGGCGTTGGATACTCATGAGTTGCGCGATCACGCGGTCGTCCTCGTTCTGTGGTCCGAAGTTCTCCGCTATGTGCGGCGGCATGGGCAGGAAGCGCGGGCGCTGGCGGCTGCGGCAGCTTCTCTGGAAACGCTTCCTGAACTGGGTGTCATCATTGCGGCTCTGGAGGGGGCCGTTCACTTCGATGGATCGATGAAAGAGTCCGCGTCGCCTGCACTGCTTCGGTTGACGCATCAGGCCAACGATCTGAAGCAGAGGATCCGCCATCAACTCGATGACCTCCTTCGCTCGCGACACTATGAGGAGATCTTGCAGGAGCCGTATTTCGATCAACGCGAAGGACGCTATGTGTTGCCGATCAAAGCCGGATTGCAAGGTCGTGTCTCGGGAATTGTGCATGATGTCTCGTCGAGCGGAGCCACCGTTTTTTTCGAGCCGCGCGAGTTGGTGGAGCTGAACAATGCCATCAAGCTTGCCGAACTCGAAATCGATCGGGAGGCGCGGAGGATTCTCAGAGAACTGTCGGGTCTGCTCGCCGCGCAAGCGGAAAGAATTGGATGTGGTCTTGAGGCGCTGGCCGAGTTGGACGAGATCGCCGCGCGGGCGTCCTTGGGCCGCCGCTTAGGGGCTCAACCTGTGGCATTGAATGCCGATGGACTGATTCGCTTGAGACAAGCGAGACACCCCTTGTTGGTCCTGACTAGAGATCAGGTCGTCGCCAACGACATTGTGTTGGACGAGACAGTCCAGGTCCTGATCATTTCCGGACCGAACACAGGCGGGAAGACGGTCACGCTCAAGATACTCGGGCTGTTCGCCTTGATGGTACGGGCGGGATTACTGCTTCCTTGCGATGCGGAGTCCGACATGGCGGTCTTTTCGGCGGTCTATGCGGATATCGGGGATGCGCAGGATCTGGCGCGCGACTTGTCCAGCTTTTCGGCCCACATGACGCAAATGATCGAGTTGTTGCGCGAGGCGCAGCAAGACGGCGATCCCAGCTCCAGGTGTCATGTCGGACAGGCGCTGGTGTTGCTCGACGAGCCTGTCACGTCGACGGATCCGACGGAAGGGGCTGCCTTGGCGGAAGCTCTGCTGTGTCGATTTGCGAGGCTGGGGATGAAGGTCGTGGCCACGACGCATTACCGGTCCCTCAAGGCATTGGCGCAGACCAAGGAGGGATTCGCCAATGCCAGCGTAGGGTTCGACCTGGCCACCCTCTCGCCGACCTATCAATTGTTTCTCGGCGTTCCGGGTGGATCCTCCGCCCTCGAAATCGCCGGTCGGCTGGGTATGGATCACGCCGTGCTCGATGACGCGAGACAGAAGTTGGGGCAGGAGGACCATGCGCTCGAACGGATGTTGAACGATCTACACGGGCAGCGGCGACAATTGGCTGAGAATCTCGCTCGAGCGGCTGAATCACGGGCCGAAGCGGAAGAAGCCGCTCGGCTGGCCAAGGGAGAGCTGGCGCGGTTGGAATCGACCGAGCGGGAGGCCAGGAAGAGCATCAGAAAAAAATTGCAGGACCAGTTCAGCCGCGCAAGAGCCGAGGTGCAGGCGATGGTGGACGAAGCGAAAAGAGAACAGAAGCTGATGACGGCGCGAGCGGCGCAACGACGGCTCGGCGAACTGGAGCAGGAATCGCGAGAAGCCCTGGAGCCGGAGCGGATTCGAGTCCCGATCGAGCAGCTGAAGGTCGGCGATCTGGTCGAAATCGGAGGACTCAATACGATCGGCATGCTGCTCGAAGCTCCGTTCGGGAAGAAGCGCGTGCGTGTGAGAGTCGGAGAAGGGGAAGTGTCGGCCTTGTGTTCCGGGCTGATCGGGGTGATTCCGGATGCCGGAGGCGCGAAGAACCCTCCGCCCGCCCCTCCGGGCCCTCCGGCGGTCACGACCCCGCCTCGTGCCTATCATGCTTCCGAGCAGACCGTGGTCGATGTGCGGGGTAAGATGGTGGACGAGGCGCTGGAGGAAGTCGTGGCGGCCTTGGATCGAGCGGCACTGGCGGGGGCTCCTCTCGTGCGGGTCATCCACGGTCATGGAACCGGCCGTCTGAAGGCTGCCGTGCGGGACTATCTCGGTCGCTCGCCTTACGTCAAGGAGTTCCGGTCTGGAGATCGATCGGAAGGAGGAGACGGAGTGACGATGGCCCGACTGCGCGAATAA
- the queG gene encoding tRNA epoxyqueuosine(34) reductase QueG: MSLSAVIRQEAIALGFDAVGISTVTRSPSVTLLDRLEEWLARHYHGTMAWLARDPSRRADPRVVLPDCRSIVSVGLNYDTGHRATEGPGLGRIARYAWGRDYHRTLGDRLSRLESRIKALAPEADTRSYVDTGPVMEKAWAQQAGLGWIGKHSNLVSAEHGSWLLLGEVLTTVELTPDEPATDLCGSCRLCIQACPTGAIVEPYVVDARRCISYLTIEYRGPGDTIASELRQRMGNHIFGCDDCLDVCPFNLQAAGKADAAFSPSPVALAPRLSELAGLTETAFAEQFRDSPIRRAKRDGLLRNVVIVQENETRHTKKSPLSSPTE, encoded by the coding sequence ATGTCGCTCTCCGCGGTGATCCGGCAGGAAGCGATCGCCCTGGGCTTTGACGCGGTCGGAATCTCCACGGTCACTCGATCCCCCTCGGTAACCCTCCTCGATCGGCTGGAGGAGTGGCTCGCGCGCCATTATCACGGAACGATGGCCTGGCTGGCGCGCGATCCGTCTCGTCGCGCCGACCCGAGGGTGGTCTTGCCGGATTGCCGCTCCATCGTGTCTGTGGGTCTCAATTACGATACGGGACACCGGGCGACTGAGGGGCCCGGGTTGGGACGCATCGCTCGCTATGCATGGGGACGAGATTATCATCGTACCCTTGGAGATCGCCTCAGCCGGCTGGAGAGCCGGATCAAGGCATTGGCGCCCGAGGCAGACACCCGCAGCTACGTCGACACCGGTCCCGTCATGGAGAAGGCTTGGGCCCAGCAGGCCGGCCTAGGATGGATCGGCAAGCATTCCAATCTGGTCTCAGCCGAGCACGGGTCTTGGCTGCTTCTCGGAGAAGTGTTGACTACGGTGGAACTCACACCGGACGAACCCGCGACCGACCTCTGCGGCAGCTGTCGCCTATGCATTCAGGCCTGTCCGACGGGGGCGATCGTGGAGCCCTATGTCGTCGATGCGCGGCGTTGCATTTCTTACCTCACGATCGAGTACCGCGGACCCGGAGACACGATTGCGAGCGAGCTGCGACAACGGATGGGCAACCATATTTTCGGGTGTGATGACTGTCTCGATGTCTGTCCGTTCAATCTGCAAGCCGCCGGGAAAGCGGATGCAGCGTTTTCGCCGTCGCCTGTCGCTCTGGCTCCCCGCCTGTCGGAGTTGGCCGGGCTGACCGAGACGGCATTCGCGGAACAGTTCCGCGACAGCCCGATTCGCCGGGCCAAGCGGGACGGATTGCTGCGCAACGTCGTCATTGTTCAGGAGAACGAGACCCGTCATACGAAGAAATCCCCCCTTTCATCCCCAACCGAATAG
- a CDS encoding sigma-54 dependent transcriptional regulator, which yields MPPLLLVISTDSSTKTTIERAVSNLNLILQFAATSEEGIHLLEQQAGFDGIILDESRQSRILPPLVARFRNVAPSVPVVVVGAEDSARAAVETLRLGAADYLTKPLTESDVRATLLRMHIETATSQSVAKTSSGFDRIVSISPQMRLVKHLAAEVAGTDATVLITGESGTGKELFAHAIHASSPRSNGPFVALNCAGIPEHLMESELFGYQRGAFTDAKQPKLGRFRAAEGGTLFLDEIGEVSPMAQAKLLRVLEDHVISPLGDTRDVPIDIRVVAATNEDLPAHIKAGKFRLDLYYRLNVYQLRIPPLRERPDDIEPLVRHFLDSIRCDRGRRVPDVSPAAIELLRRHDWPGNVRELHNVVEGLTITCKSPTIFPEHLPASLSSDSTPTLRTNGDFPDPQAKPSLLAFGLSLQDMEKKMLMEALHQAGGNISEASRLLKLTRNTLRYRMAKYRLC from the coding sequence ATGCCTCCTCTGCTCCTCGTGATTTCGACCGATTCTTCGACGAAGACCACCATCGAGCGAGCGGTCTCCAACCTGAACCTCATCCTCCAGTTCGCCGCCACATCGGAGGAAGGGATCCATCTACTCGAGCAACAGGCCGGGTTCGACGGCATCATCCTTGATGAGAGCCGGCAGAGCCGGATATTGCCCCCCCTGGTGGCTCGGTTTCGAAACGTGGCTCCTTCGGTTCCGGTCGTGGTCGTGGGTGCCGAGGACTCGGCCCGGGCCGCGGTGGAGACACTGCGTCTGGGAGCGGCCGATTATCTCACCAAACCGTTGACAGAATCCGATGTCCGCGCGACGCTCCTTCGGATGCACATCGAGACCGCCACCAGCCAATCGGTTGCCAAAACGTCGTCAGGGTTCGATCGAATCGTCAGCATTTCTCCGCAAATGCGGCTGGTCAAGCACCTGGCGGCCGAAGTCGCCGGGACGGACGCGACGGTTCTGATTACGGGCGAAAGCGGAACGGGCAAGGAACTCTTCGCCCATGCCATTCACGCCTCGAGCCCGCGATCCAATGGACCGTTCGTCGCGCTGAACTGCGCGGGAATCCCTGAACATCTGATGGAATCGGAGTTGTTCGGGTACCAGCGAGGTGCCTTCACCGACGCCAAACAGCCCAAGCTCGGGCGTTTCCGGGCCGCCGAGGGAGGCACGTTGTTCCTGGACGAAATCGGCGAAGTCAGTCCCATGGCACAGGCCAAGTTGCTGCGGGTTCTCGAAGACCACGTGATCAGTCCGCTGGGCGATACACGCGACGTCCCGATTGATATTCGCGTCGTCGCCGCGACCAACGAAGATCTTCCGGCTCACATTAAAGCGGGAAAGTTTCGTCTCGATCTGTATTACCGGCTCAACGTGTATCAATTGAGGATTCCGCCCTTGCGCGAACGGCCCGACGATATCGAGCCGCTGGTCCGGCACTTCCTGGACTCGATTCGTTGCGACCGCGGTCGCCGCGTGCCGGATGTCAGTCCCGCAGCCATCGAGTTGCTGCGCCGACACGATTGGCCCGGCAATGTCCGGGAACTGCACAACGTCGTGGAAGGCTTGACGATCACCTGCAAGAGTCCGACAATCTTCCCCGAACACCTCCCGGCCTCCTTATCGAGCGACAGCACGCCGACGCTCCGCACCAACGGTGATTTCCCGGACCCTCAAGCCAAACCCTCGTTGTTGGCGTTCGGCCTCTCCCTGCAGGACATGGAGAAGAAAATGTTGATGGAGGCGCTGCACCAGGCGGGAGGGAACATTTCCGAAGCGAGTCGTCTTCTCAAACTGACGAGAAACACCTTACGTTATCGCATGGCCAAGTATCGTCTCTGCTGA
- the coaE gene encoding dephospho-CoA kinase (Dephospho-CoA kinase (CoaE) performs the final step in coenzyme A biosynthesis.) translates to MLRAMILVGLTGGVATGKSTVARMFEQCGATVISADVLAREVVGPGKSAWREIVAEFGRSILKPDRTVDRQGLGEIVFRNPRKRRKLEHIIHPRVARLQAGLTRSAAKKNPHAVVVYEVPLLFEAGVDRRVDRIVVVTAPRATQIVRLKTRDGLPRNEALRRIDSQLPLNRKIARADAVLNGAVPLPALRAEVQKLYRHFQRLA, encoded by the coding sequence ATGCTCCGCGCGATGATTCTCGTGGGGCTCACCGGCGGAGTCGCGACCGGCAAATCGACCGTGGCGCGGATGTTTGAGCAATGCGGAGCGACCGTGATCAGCGCCGACGTCTTAGCGCGAGAGGTGGTCGGGCCAGGAAAATCAGCCTGGCGAGAGATCGTCGCAGAGTTCGGCAGATCCATCCTCAAGCCCGACCGCACAGTCGATAGACAGGGGCTGGGCGAAATCGTGTTCCGTAATCCGAGGAAGCGCCGCAAGCTCGAGCACATCATCCATCCCCGAGTCGCCCGTCTGCAGGCCGGGCTGACGCGAAGCGCCGCGAAGAAAAATCCTCATGCCGTGGTGGTCTATGAAGTGCCGCTCCTTTTCGAGGCGGGAGTGGACAGGCGGGTCGACCGGATCGTGGTGGTAACGGCTCCGCGCGCGACTCAAATAGTGCGGCTCAAGACCCGGGACGGCCTGCCGCGAAACGAGGCGCTTCGGCGAATCGACAGCCAGCTCCCATTGAACCGGAAAATTGCGCGGGCCGACGCGGTGCTCAACGGCGCAGTGCCTCTCCCCGCGCTTCGGGCCGAAGTTCAGAAGCTGTACCGTCACTTTCAACGGCTGGCCTAG
- a CDS encoding SRPBCC family protein, which yields MRSSGSWNPARVLVNVALTLAIGLFETAAPPAVVAADTDELEVKVEPDSGIRARARLVFEAKPGVLFAILTDYAHWPDLFEVRMRLVDLTMHGAIARTDLRIEHALLPGERRLVTDSRTVTDRSIVTDLVQGDFKRYHRAWRLSPADGGAHTLAEFELLVAIDSMVPDWLVAFAMRRELESHFRIVKKKAMERAAAER from the coding sequence ATGCGATCATCGGGTAGCTGGAACCCCGCGCGTGTCCTGGTCAATGTGGCGTTGACGCTTGCGATCGGATTGTTCGAAACAGCCGCCCCTCCTGCCGTTGTCGCCGCAGATACCGATGAACTGGAAGTCAAAGTCGAGCCGGATAGTGGAATCCGAGCGAGGGCGAGGCTTGTCTTCGAGGCCAAGCCCGGCGTGCTGTTCGCCATCCTGACCGATTATGCGCACTGGCCAGACTTGTTCGAGGTGCGCATGAGGCTCGTCGACCTCACGATGCATGGCGCGATTGCCCGGACCGATCTTCGGATCGAGCATGCGCTGTTGCCGGGAGAACGGCGTCTGGTCACGGACTCACGGACAGTGACGGATCGCAGCATCGTGACCGATCTTGTGCAGGGCGATTTCAAACGGTACCATCGTGCCTGGAGATTGAGCCCCGCGGACGGCGGCGCCCATACGCTCGCGGAGTTTGAGTTGCTCGTCGCAATCGACTCCATGGTGCCTGACTGGCTGGTGGCCTTCGCCATGCGGCGCGAGTTGGAATCGCACTTCCGGATTGTCAAGAAGAAGGCGATGGAGCGTGCCGCGGCGGAAAGGTGA